Proteins co-encoded in one Cataglyphis hispanica isolate Lineage 1 chromosome 4, ULB_Chis1_1.0, whole genome shotgun sequence genomic window:
- the LOC126848591 gene encoding uncharacterized protein LOC126848591 isoform X4, producing the protein MFKLFLITLLCATLVFANSPVQEFQDDHDSNLVRRSAQGGEAGGQAGFGFDFGVNAGAGGSAGGEAGGQAGFGFGFGGNAGAGGGAEGEARRR; encoded by the exons ATGTTTAAGCTATTCCTCATTACTTTGCTTTGTGCAACGCTGGTG TTCGCCAATTCGCCGGTTCAGGAGTTCCAAGAT GATCATGATAGTAATTTAGTTCGACGATCGGCACAAGGAGGAGAAGCAGGAGGACAAGCAGGATTTGGTTTTGATTTTGGAGTAAATGCAGGAGCAGGAGGAAGCGCAGGAGGAGAAGCAGGAGGACAAGCAGGATTTGGTTTTGGTTTTGGAGGAAATGCAGGAGCAGGAGGAGGAGCAGAAGGAGAAGCAAGAAGGAGATAG
- the LOC126848593 gene encoding H/ACA ribonucleoprotein complex subunit 1-like yields the protein MMIKLFLVTLFCATLVFTNSSAHELLKKDVPMSGFRNMADHFMDHSTSSLVRRSAYGPPRPPGPPGGNRGGMEGGMEGGMEGGIGGNAGGGREQ from the exons ATGATGATTAAGCTATTCCTCGTTACTTTATTTTGCGCGACGCTAGTG TTCACCAATTCGTCAGCCCACGAATTACTGAAGAAAGAT gtaCCGATGAGCGGATTTCGTAATATGGCTGATCACTTTATGGATCATAGTACTAGTAGTTTGGTTCGACGATCAGCATACGGACCACCAAGACCACCAGGGCCTCCTGGAGGAAATAGaggaggaatggaaggaggaatggaaggaggaatggaaggaggAATAGGAGGAAACGCGGGAGGAGGGCGAGAACAATAG